The Naumovozyma dairenensis CBS 421 chromosome 3, complete genome genome has a window encoding:
- the MMM1 gene encoding ERMES complex subunit MMM1 (similar to Saccharomyces cerevisiae MMM1 (YLL006W); ancestral locus Anc_5.210), producing MSKYSVLGNDSQLRSSDVGNMLSLDEYINKTLPLHLKELLLDNLKKQKLIPNNIAIDEDILLNPELLPIFNESLLSSSTAIHSPTLSIASPSWSFAQGFIIGQISIIMLLIFFIKFFIFSDTQPKDRVLANTTSKLSILSIFKRGDNSNSIEQDGVVPYNTERVNDSNDEQTTIISTILEKTYYDVTSHDPESLDWFNVLIAQIIEQFRNELWLEKEGILNSLNEYLNTRKELSEYLGPITITEIDIGSDFPIFSNCRVNIVSNSVGKKNLQARIDIDLNDRLAFGLETNLVLNFPRPSIATLPIKINVAIIRFQGCLNISLTTAEEFSSKECNSQYNASTDKSTDRANESTGYYLVFSFSPEYTMEFDIHSMIGSRSKLENIPKISSLIEYQIKKWFVERCVEPRFQFVKLPNLWPRSKNTREEKTSQMDAVNKENS from the coding sequence ATGTCAAAGTACTCTGTCCTTGGTAATGATTCACAGCTGCGGTCTTCCGATGTAGGCAACATGCTTTCCCTTGACGAATATATCAACAAGACTTTACCATTACATCTCAAGGAATTACTTCTAGACAACCTTAAGAAACAAAAGCTAATACCGAATAATATTGCTATcgatgaagatattttgTTAAATCCTGAACTTCTTCCAATATTCAACGAATCTTTACTGTCAAGCTCGACAGCAATCCATTCACCGACATTATCTATCGCCTCACCTTCTTGGTCCTTCGCACAGGGTTTCATTATTGGTCAAATAAGTATAATAATGctattgatttttttcatcaaattctttattttctctgATACACAACCTAAAGATCGAGTTTTAGCAAATACAACTTCCAAATTATCTATTCTGTCGATATTCAAAAGAGGGGATAATAGCAATTCCATTGAGCAAGATGGTGTCGTACCCTATAATACCGAGAGAGTGAATGATTCGAATGATGaacaaacaacaattattaGCACCATACTAGAAAAGACATATTATGATGTAACTAGCCATGATCCTGAATCATTAGACTGGTTTAATGTTTTAATTGCACAGATTATTGAGCAATTCCGTAACGAACTCTGGTTGGAGAAGGAAGGTATACTAAACTCTTTGAATGAGTATTTGAATACCCGGAAAGAATTATCTGAATACTTGGGCCCAATTACAATAACCGAAATAGATATTGGTAGTGATTTTCCTATCTTTTCGAACTGTAGAGTCAACATTGTATCTAACTCTGTGGGAAAGAAGAATCTACAAGCAAGAATCGAtattgatttgaatgatcGGTTGGCCTTTGGATTGGAAACCAATTTAGTTTTAAATTTCCCTAGACCCAGTATTGCGACTCTACCaattaaaataaatgtGGCGATAATAAGATTTCAAGGTTGTTTAAACATTTCTTTGACAACTGCAGAAGAATTTTCCTCTAAAGAATGTAATTCTCAATATAATGCAAGCACTGACAAGAGCACAGATAGAGCTAATGAAAGTACtggttattatttggtgttttcattttctccGGAATATACAATGGAATTTGATATTCACTCTATGATTGGTTCTAGGTCTAAATTAGAGAATATCCCGAAAATCTCCTCTTTGATAGAGtatcaaattaaaaaatggTTTGTTGAACGTTGTGTAGAACCACGGTTCCAATTTGTGAAGTTGCCGAATTTATGGCCAAGAAGTAAAAATACCAGAGAAGAAAAAACGTCGCAAATGGATGCtgtaaataaagaaaactCGTAA